In Scomber japonicus isolate fScoJap1 chromosome 21, fScoJap1.pri, whole genome shotgun sequence, one DNA window encodes the following:
- the LOC128382876 gene encoding transcription factor 24-like — MVGRQTLAMHSGQCSGTVMDDSPPSSPSSSPSPDGRRRDLQRARALQAGGLGGRGRPAAANAARERSRVQTLRNAFLELQRTLPSVPPDTKLSKLDVLILATTYIAHLTRTLQEEGAEEGESTKQTDALHSLKGDGYLHPVKKWPMRSRLYVGASGQFLNTTHPSDSENQGPSSSKSKDKA, encoded by the exons ATGGTTGGAAGACAGACTCTCGCAATGCACAGCGGTCAGTGCTCCGGGACGGTGATGGATGACAGCCCTCCATCCAGCCCAAGTTCCAGTCCCAGTCCGGATGGCCGTCGTCGGGATCTCCAGCGGGCCAGGGCGCTTCAGGCCGGCGGGCTCGGTGGCAGAGGACGCCCGGCGGCGGCTAACGCAGCTCGGGAGAGGAGTAGAGTTCAAACTCTGAGAAACGCGTTCCTGGAGCTACAAAGGACTTTGCCGTCCGTTCCGCCGGACACCAAGCTGTCCAAACTCGACGTGTTGATACTGGCCACCACCTACATTGCCCATTTGACTCGAACACTACAAGAGGAAGGTGcggaggagggagagagcacaaaacaaacagatgcGTTACACTCATTAAAAGGTGATGGCTACCTGCACCCAGTCAAG AAATGGCCAATGCGGTCCAGACTGTACGTCGGAGCTTCGGGCCAGTTCCTGAACACCACACATCCTTCAGACTCAGAGAATCAAGGCCCATCATCGTCCAAATCCAAGGACAAGGCTTGA
- the sgk3 gene encoding serine/threonine-protein kinase Sgk3, with protein MPTAPKMEEQSSQPNVSIPCHNEQRDKKKRYTVYKVIVNVGQQEWFVFRRYAEFDKLYNTLRKQFPSMNLKIPAKRIFGDNFEPEFIKQRRAGLHEFIKRLVSHPQLCNHPDVRAFLLMDKMQNFSDASEDEDEKSNSTSRNINLGPSGNPHAKPTDFDFLKVIGKGSFGKVFLAKRKHDAKYYAVKVLQKKVILNRKEQKHIMAERNVLLKNVKHPFLVGLHYSFQTTDKLYFVLDFINGGELFFHLQKERTFPEPRAKFYIAEMASALGYLHSLNIVYRDLKPENILLDHEGHIVLTDFGLCKEGISQTDTTTTFCGTPEYLAPEVLRKQPYDNTVDWWCLGSVLYEMLFGLPPFYSRDTHEMYDNILHKPLAMRPGASSTAWSLLQGLLEKDGTHRLGSRDDFNEIKAHNFFSSINWDDLEQKKILPPFTPHVSSFSDISNFDPEFTDEMVPNSICWSQEHSIVNASVMEADDAFVGFSYAPPSDDSFL; from the exons ATGCCGACGGCCCCCAAGATGGAGGAGCAATCCAGTCAACCCAATGTCAGCATACCCTGCCACAACGAGCAGAGGGACAAAAAAAAGCGTTACACT GTTTACAAAGTGATAGTCAATGTTGGACAACAGGAGTGGTTTGTCTTCAGGCGATACGCAGAGTTTGATAAACTTTACAACACA TTAAGGAAACAGTTTCCATCAATGAATTTGAAAATTCCGGCCAAAAGGATATTTGGGGATAATTTTGAACCCG AGTTCATCAAGCAAAGAAGAGCAGGGCTGCATGAGTTCATCAAACGACTGGTGTCTCATCCTCAGCTTTGCAACCA TCCAGATGTAAGGGCTTTCCTGCTGATGGACAAAATGCAAAACTTTTCAGATGCatctgaggatgaagatgaaaaa AGCAACTCTACCTCGAGAAACATTAACCTGGGACCCTCTGGAAATCCACA tgccAAACCCACAGACTTTGACTTTTTGAAAGTCATAGGAAAAGGGAGTTTTGGGAAG GTTTTCCTTGCCAAAAGGAAACATGACGCCAAGTATTACGCAGTCAAAGTTCTACAGAAAAAGGTCATTCTGAACAGAAAAGAG CAAAAACACATCATGGCAGAGCGCAACGTGCTGCTGAAGAATGTGAAACACCCTTTTCTGGTCGGGCTTCATTACTCCTTTCAGACCACAGACAAGTTATACTTCGTCTTGGATTTCATCAATGGAGGAGAA cttttcttccatcttcaaAAAGAGCGGACATTCCCAGAACCTAGGGCAAAATTCTACATTGCTGAAATGGCAAGCGCACTGGGCTATCTTCACTCTCTCAATATTGTTTACAG AGACTTAAAGCCAGAAAATATCCTTCTTGACCATGAA GGCCATATCGTTTTGACTGACTTTGGATTGTGCAAGGAAGGCATTTCACAGACAGATACCACCACCACATTCTGTGGAACACCTGAG TACTTAGCTCCAGAGGTCCTGAGGAAGCAGCCATATGATAACACAGTAGACTGGTGGTGTCTGGGTTCAGTGCTGTATGAAATGCTCTTCGGCTTG CCGCCGTTCTACAGCAGGGACACACATGAAATGTATGACAACATCCTCCATAAACCGCTGGCAATGCGTCCCGGTGCCTCCAGCACAGCCTGGTCTCTCCTCCAAGGCCTGCTGGAGAAAGACGGCACACACAGACTGGGATCCAGAGATGACTTT aatgAAATCAAAGCACAcaacttcttctcctccattAACTGGGATGACCTCGAACAGAAGAAGATCCTACCCCCATTTACTCCCCATGTG AGCTCTTTCTCTGATATCTCAAACTTCGATCCTGAGTTCACAGATGAGATGGTCCCCAACTCCATCTGTTGGTCTCAAGAACACTCCATAGTCAATGCCAGTGTAATGGAGGCAGACGATGCTTTTGTGGGCTTCTCTTACGCCCCTCCATCTGATGACTCATTCCTATGA
- the ppp1r42 gene encoding protein phosphatase 1 regulatory subunit 42, with product MVRLTIDLIAKSRNHFKKKRGLSFPEYLKTLTHLHFSSKNIEDIGDLSMCRNLAVLYLYDNQITNICNLGFAYNLTHLYMQNNNISQIDNLCNLHKLSKLYLGGNRIAVVEGLEQLSELKELHLENQKLAPGEKLLLDPRTLRTLADSLRVLNINNNNIDEIRDLSLLKEIQHFSAADNKLHNTEELEDVFKHWPLLLEMDLSGNPACKKPKYRDRLITVCKGLEVLDGREINELTRQFLINWKASKEAKKKKNNKHFLTRPMIPHHLTSKSLNTVAQKLEIPLSRLLNRAAVSSAICSPVDA from the exons ATGGTACGCCTGACCATAGATCTGATCGCTAAATCTAGAAACCActtcaaaaagaaaaggggCCTCTCTTTCCCGGAGTACCTCAAAACACTTACCCACCTCCACTTTTCCAGCAAGAATATCGAGGATATT GGTGATCTTTCCATGTGTAGAAACCTTGCCGTTCTCTACCTGTATGACAATCAGATCACAAATATCTGCAACCTCGGCTTTGCTTATAACCTCACCCATCTGTACATGCAGAACAACAACATCTCACAAATAGATAATCTGTGTAATCTCCATAAACTCTCCAAACT GTATCTTGGTGGAAACAGGATTGCAGTAGTGGAGGGCTTAGAGCAGCTCAGTGAGCTTAAGGagcttcatctggagaatcagaAGCTGGCACCAGGGGAAAAGTTGCTCCTTGACCCCAGGACTCTCCGCACTCTCGCT GATTCTCTCCGTGTCTTGaatatcaacaacaacaacatagaTGAAATCCGGGACCTGTCACTTCTAAAGGAAATCCaacatttttctgctgctgACAATAAATTGCACAATACTGAG gagtTGGAGGATGTTTTCAAGCACTGGCCTCTGCTGCTTGAAATGGATTTGAGTGGAAATCCTGCGTGTAAAAAACCAAAGTACAGAGACCGCCTGATAACCGTGTGCAAGGGACTCG agGTTCTCGATGGAAGGGAAATTAATGAGTTGACCAGACAGTTTCTTATTAACTGGAAAGCTTCCAAAGaggccaaaaagaaaaaaaacaacaaacacttcCTGACCAGACCAATGATCCCCCATCATTTAACAAGTAAGTCACTAAATACTGT GGCACAAAAATTAGAGATTCCTCTGAGTAGACTTCTCAACCGTGCTGCTGTGTCATCAGCCATCTGCAGTCCTGTGGATGCTTGA
- the mcmdc2 gene encoding minichromosome maintenance domain-containing protein 2 yields MADILSLRESVLVYLDRSFGLQKLAEDCIPFNDPQQMEAVYRFCVSVNPSDVIEVDPVLGDCVLHDPVRATALFQSVCFLAIKTLSLVDKIHTESQVNIILKLTHLPSFPEYTLDLCSFSRGHGPKRPVVMEGLVIAITRVTKYTQGARFLCINDDCPCSTGFHHIRVHAPGATEAATVRNDFICMMCSSPLKEDVKFRVLGDKQLVELISVKALNVLRTHQQSALRYQSVTLFLRDELCNSMRIGRLYRVLGIPAHVHQWPNITYSVEANSIQPWEPEHPHKINSNFQDLLKATASSPWRFSAIVAHCFGLNIAPPGLYSTLKLCLLLSLVQTRADAKDTFHGLDLLVVTTDTLILDRLIMYSLNLACRGVRHQASGEMFASLSRDEHGAGTANIHAGSALLATGGICMLGDLSCYKKDRLDAIQSVLESHTASVFIPGKKYGEDADQQLSFPVQCSFWALTDSTDSSRRSGRAECAVLGTAEMGAVTTQLADAFGLLIQCRDNVGEQTLLAQTVHTLQQAVQPGKPLYPFCVEFSTEDYQELLAHAQSLQVELSPGAEKIIHGYYMANRRVRSQSQGVKMSVASVKLLISLAEAHCKLCLRTRVLEEDAVIAVLLCENSVTLKHGASALVIPPDAVFPCDIGDVDGLHRRDTTLDVLHQNILRFIYTYAPGADTYITEE; encoded by the exons ATGGCTGATATTTTGTCATTAAGAGAATCGGTTTTGGTCTATTTAGACAGAAGCTTTGGCCTTCAGAAACTTGCCGAAGACTGCATACCATTTAACG ATCCACAACAAATGGAGGCAGTGTACAGGTTTTGTGTCAGCGTGAATCCCTCTGATGTGATAGAGGTGGATCCTGTATTGGGTGACTGTGTATTACATGACCCCGTGAGAGCAACAGCTTTGTTTCAGTCT GTGTGCTTCCTGGCCATAAAGACTCTTTCACTTGTtgacaaaatacacacagagagtcaG gtgAATATAATTTTGAAGTTGACACACCTGCCTTCGTTCCCTGAATACACCTTGGACCTTTGTAGTTTTTCACGTGGACATGGTCCTAAGAGGCCTGTGGTCATGGAGGGCCTAGTCATTGCTATAACAAGGGTCACAAAATATACTCAGGGGGCCAGGTTCCTCTGCATCAATGACGACTGCCCTTGTTCTACAG GATTCCACCACATCCGCGTCCATGCACCCGGAGCCACAGAGGCAGCTACTGTGAGAAATGACTTCATCTGCATGATGTGTAGCTCCCCACTGAAAGAGGATGTGAAGTTCAGAGTGCTGGGAG ACAAACAGCTTGTGGAGCTGATCAGTGTCAAAGCACTGAATGTTCTCCGTACCCATCAGCAAAGTGCACTCAGATACCAATCTGTCACCCTGTTTCTCAGAG ATGAGCTGTGTAACTCGATGAGAATTGGTCGACTCTACAGGGTGTTGGGCATTCCCGCGCATGTGCACCAGTGGCCAaatatcacctacagtgtagaAGCAAACAGCATTCAACCGTGGGAGCCAGAGC ATCCACATAAAATCAACTCCAACTTTCAGGACCTGTTGAAGGCCACAGCTAGTTCTCCTTGGAGGTTCTCTGCTATTGTAGCTCACTGCTTTGGGTTGAACATAGCTCCTCCAGGCCTCTACAGCACTTTAAAGCTGTGCTTGTTGCTCAGCTTGGTGCAAACCAGAGCAGATGCAAAAGACACTTTTCATGGCTTGGATCTCCTCGTTGTTACCACTGACACACTAATATTAGACAG aCTAATAATGTACAGCTTGAACTTGGCGTGTCGTGGAGTCAGGCATCAGGCCTCAGGGGAGATGTTTGCATCTCTGTCCCGGGACGAGCATGGAGCAGGCACTGCTAACATCCATGCTGGCTCTGCTCTGCTAGCCACCGGTGGCATTTGCATGTTGGGAGATCTCAGCTGCTACAAAAAGGACAGACTGGACGCCATTCAGTCAG TTCTGGAAAGCCACACGGCATCTGTGTTCATCCCAGGGAAGAAGTATGGTGAGGATGCTGATCAGCAGCTTTCCTTCCCAGTCCAGTGCAGCTTCTGGGCCCTCACAGACTCCACAGATAGCTCTCGACGGTCTGGGAGGGCAGAGTGTGCTGTACTAGGAACAGCA GAAATGGGTGCCGTAACAACTCAGCTTGCAGATGCCTTTGGCCTGCTCATTCAGTGTCGGGATAATGTGGGAGAGCAGACCCTGCTTGCCCAGACTGTCCACACCCTCCAGCAAGCAGTACAGCCTGGAAAACCCCTCTACCCATTCTGTGTGGAGTTTTCTACAGAAGACTACCAGGAG CTGCTAGCCCACGCACAAAGCTTGCAAGTGGAGCTAAGTCCTGGAGCAGAGAAGATAATCCATGGCTACTACATGGCCAACCGTCGAGTCCGATCACAGAGTCAGGGTGTCAAGATGTCTGTGGCTTCTGTCAAACTACT GATTTCTTTGGCTGAGGCCCACTGTAAGTTGTGTCTGAGAACACGAGTACTGGAGGAAGACGCTGTGATCGCTGTGCTCCTTTGTGAAAACTCAGTCACTCTAAAGCACG GGGCATCTGCTCTTGTTATCCCACCTGACGCAGTCTTTCCCTGTGACATTGGAGATGTGGATGGTTTGCACAGGAGGGACACGACCCTGGATGTTCTCCACCAGAATATCCTACGCTTCATCTACACCTACGCACCAGGAGCAGACACATACATCACAGAGGAGTAG